A portion of the Shewanella sp. SNU WT4 genome contains these proteins:
- a CDS encoding cytochrome-c peroxidase, with amino-acid sequence MLALLCSPLASAEPIEIIQPAKITAPEKVELGKMLYFEPRLSMSGFISCNSCHNLSLGGVDAIPTSIGDKWQQGPINSPTVLNADFMLAQFWDGRAKDLKEQAGGPIANPKEMAFTHELAIDTLASLPGYRAKFKQVYGSDKIDIDMITDAIAEFEKTLVTPNSPFDLYLAGNKAAISDDALAGYQLFKDKGCVACHNGPAVGGTMYMKMGLIKPFHTNNPAEGRKGVTGKDADLHVFKVPTLRNIELTYPYFHDGSVWDLEQAVNVMADIQLGQKLNEQQTVQMVAFLKSLTGEQPQIVLPILPPSNANTPRPQPFAE; translated from the coding sequence ATGTTAGCTTTGCTCTGTTCGCCGCTGGCGAGCGCCGAACCGATTGAGATCATCCAGCCAGCAAAAATTACCGCGCCTGAAAAAGTAGAGCTAGGCAAAATGCTGTATTTTGAACCTAGATTATCCATGTCAGGTTTTATCTCTTGTAACTCATGCCACAACTTGTCATTAGGCGGCGTTGACGCCATTCCAACCTCGATTGGTGATAAATGGCAGCAAGGCCCGATTAACTCTCCTACCGTATTGAATGCTGACTTTATGCTGGCACAATTTTGGGACGGCCGAGCAAAAGACTTAAAAGAGCAAGCTGGCGGCCCGATCGCTAACCCGAAAGAAATGGCATTCACCCATGAACTGGCCATTGATACCTTAGCGTCTTTGCCTGGCTATCGCGCTAAGTTCAAACAAGTTTATGGTAGCGATAAAATCGATATTGACATGATCACCGATGCTATTGCTGAATTTGAAAAAACCTTAGTGACTCCTAATAGCCCATTTGATCTTTATCTGGCAGGAAATAAGGCAGCAATTAGCGATGATGCATTAGCCGGTTATCAGTTATTTAAAGATAAGGGCTGTGTTGCTTGTCACAATGGTCCTGCGGTTGGCGGCACCATGTATATGAAAATGGGCTTAATTAAGCCGTTCCACACCAATAACCCTGCCGAAGGGCGTAAAGGTGTGACAGGTAAAGATGCCGATCTGCATGTATTTAAAGTGCCAACCCTGCGCAATATTGAACTCACCTATCCCTACTTCCACGATGGTAGCGTGTGGGACTTAGAGCAAGCCGTTAATGTCATGGCTGATATTCAATTAGGTCAGAAGCTTAATGAGCAGCAAACTGTACAGATGGTTGCTTTCTTAAAGTCGTTAACTGGCGAGCAGCCACAAATTGTATTGCCAATTTTACCGCCATCGAACGCCAATACTCCAAGACCTCAGCCATTTGCTGAATAA
- a CDS encoding LysR family transcriptional regulator, translating into MRIDIDAFRVLDVLVETGSFAAAAERLHKAQSAVSYQIKKLEQELGITLLDRSQYRAQLTPQGLAILKEGQRLLQQWDHITQLASRFGEGWEPKLELIIDGALPMEPVMTALKRMAAHQVPTKIQLNVEFLGGVQHRFLRDSADLMLVKDFRSGSQYHATPLPSVTSILVVASSHVLAVKRQVELHQLQQFVELTIEDSSGDKGYRDDMQFGGDKVFYLSGFMMKKNALLKGLGFGWMPDYLVNDELASGVLVEVDFVAGSRYSFTPQLVWSQQRPLGRAGQLFTQLLLEECGQAHH; encoded by the coding sequence ATGCGGATTGATATTGATGCTTTTCGGGTGCTGGATGTGTTGGTCGAAACGGGCAGCTTTGCCGCAGCAGCTGAGCGTTTGCACAAAGCGCAGTCGGCTGTGAGTTATCAAATCAAAAAGTTAGAGCAAGAATTAGGCATTACTTTATTGGATAGAAGCCAGTATCGCGCGCAGCTTACCCCTCAAGGCTTAGCCATTTTAAAAGAAGGTCAACGCTTATTGCAGCAATGGGATCACATCACCCAACTGGCTAGCCGCTTTGGTGAGGGCTGGGAGCCAAAGCTTGAACTGATTATTGATGGCGCCTTGCCGATGGAGCCAGTAATGACAGCCCTTAAACGTATGGCGGCTCATCAAGTGCCCACTAAAATACAGCTAAATGTCGAATTTTTAGGGGGCGTACAGCACAGATTTTTACGCGATAGCGCTGACTTGATGTTAGTGAAGGATTTTCGCTCAGGATCTCAATACCACGCCACGCCGCTACCCAGTGTGACCAGTATTTTAGTGGTGGCCTCTAGTCACGTGTTAGCGGTGAAACGCCAAGTCGAATTGCATCAATTACAGCAATTTGTAGAGCTTACTATTGAGGATTCATCAGGGGATAAGGGCTATCGGGATGATATGCAGTTTGGTGGCGATAAAGTGTTTTATTTATCAGGTTTTATGATGAAGAAAAATGCTTTACTCAAAGGCTTAGGCTTTGGTTGGATGCCAGATTATTTAGTCAATGATGAGTTAGCGAGCGGCGTACTCGTTGAAGTCGATTTTGTTGCCGGTTCGCGCTATAGCTTCACGCCGCAATTAGTGTGGAGCCAGCAGCGGCCATTAGGCCGCGCCGGCCAACTCTTTACTCAACTACTGTTGGAAGAATGTGGTCAAGCGCATCACTAA
- a CDS encoding IS4 family transposase: MSEFSKELLVTAEFFQAQDIDVFAKHVPMDWVAEAVQQTGRASLRTRRFPAEQAVWLVLGIGLMRNRSIQQVCDTLSLAFPDSKGELPPLATSSIIKAKEKLGSEPMRYLFKTTAAQWETQCEFDEIAGLKLLSVDGTYFKTHNTEENHHFGFAQSTASFPSVLAVTLMSTRSHLLSDAAFGPVTHSEIHYAQQLVGSAPENSLTLFDRGFMSAELLISWQESGANTHWLTPIKSKTRYQIIESFSEYDHLVEMPVSPQAKQQAPYLGESWQARLILIPSPKGDIKGFITSCLCPNSYPVNDLLKVYWQRWEIERGYSELKQYQLENKPVLRSKKKDGVYQELWGILTTYNIVRLEMAAMAVQHKVEPQRISFINALFLIQDEFGWSDRGSPGAIPQHLKRLRENGKRLILPPKRKRPSYPRVVLKKTVKYPSKNATRS, encoded by the coding sequence ATGTCTGAATTTTCTAAAGAGCTACTCGTTACCGCTGAATTTTTCCAAGCGCAAGATATTGATGTATTCGCCAAACATGTTCCCATGGATTGGGTGGCTGAGGCTGTGCAACAAACTGGCAGGGCCTCGCTTCGAACCCGCCGTTTCCCTGCAGAGCAAGCTGTTTGGTTGGTTCTAGGCATTGGTTTGATGCGTAACCGCTCGATTCAGCAAGTCTGTGATACGCTCTCACTGGCATTTCCCGACTCCAAGGGGGAGCTCCCGCCACTGGCGACCAGTAGTATCATCAAAGCCAAAGAAAAGTTGGGTTCAGAGCCCATGCGTTATCTGTTCAAAACAACCGCTGCACAGTGGGAAACACAGTGCGAATTTGATGAGATAGCGGGATTGAAATTGCTCAGTGTTGATGGGACGTATTTTAAGACGCATAACACTGAAGAAAACCATCACTTTGGCTTTGCACAAAGCACGGCTTCTTTTCCCTCTGTGCTGGCGGTCACCTTAATGTCTACTCGTAGCCACTTACTTTCTGATGCGGCTTTCGGGCCTGTTACCCACAGTGAAATTCACTATGCACAGCAATTGGTTGGCTCAGCTCCCGAGAATTCGCTCACGTTGTTTGACCGTGGGTTTATGTCTGCCGAATTGCTCATCAGCTGGCAAGAAAGCGGTGCAAACACCCATTGGTTAACCCCGATAAAGTCTAAGACCCGCTATCAAATTATCGAGTCATTCTCAGAGTATGACCATCTGGTTGAGATGCCGGTATCACCCCAAGCTAAACAGCAAGCGCCTTATCTGGGGGAGAGCTGGCAAGCCCGCCTTATTCTTATTCCGTCACCCAAAGGTGATATCAAAGGGTTTATCACGTCCTGCCTATGCCCCAACAGCTATCCAGTGAACGATTTACTCAAGGTGTATTGGCAGCGATGGGAGATAGAGAGGGGTTATAGTGAGCTAAAGCAATATCAACTGGAAAATAAACCAGTCCTGCGCAGTAAGAAGAAGGATGGGGTGTATCAAGAATTATGGGGGATCTTAACGACCTACAATATTGTTCGGCTAGAGATGGCCGCAATGGCAGTGCAGCATAAAGTTGAGCCACAGAGGATAAGTTTCATTAATGCCCTGTTTTTAATACAGGATGAGTTTGGTTGGAGTGACAGAGGGAGTCCGGGAGCGATCCCACAGCACTTAAAACGACTGAGGGAAAATGGCAAAAGGTTGATTTTACCCCCAAAGAGGAAGCGGCCCAGCTACCCGCGTGTGGTGCTAAAGAAAACAGTGAAATATCCAAGTAAAAATGCCACTCGCTCTTAA
- a CDS encoding homogentisate 1,2-dioxygenase translates to MPIYIKQGDIPHKRHITFEKPNGELYREELFSTHGFSNIYSNKYHHNMPTKILENRVFDIDHGDNWQDALIQNYKLDSRVVDKSGNFFSARNKLFYNNDLAMYTAKVSEGTDNFYRNAYADEVIFVHQGQGQLLSEYGVLAVRQWDYLVIPRGTTYQLIFDDYQDVRLFVIESMSMVEVPRHFRNEYGQMLESAPYCERDIRTPQLTAAIVEQGQFSLISKFGDKYQQTLLQWHPFDLVGWDGCVYPWALNIKDYAPKVGKIHLPPSEHLLFSAHNFVICNFVPRLYDFHPQAIPAPYFHNNIDSDEVLYYVDGDFMSRKGIQAGFLTLHQKGVAHGPQPGKTEASIGKKETHEYAVMVDTFAPLQLTAHVKHSMAADYVNSWLE, encoded by the coding sequence ATGCCCATCTATATAAAACAAGGTGATATTCCTCATAAACGTCATATCACCTTTGAAAAACCGAACGGCGAGTTATATCGAGAAGAACTGTTCTCCACCCATGGCTTTTCCAACATTTATTCCAATAAATATCATCACAATATGCCGACCAAAATTTTAGAAAACCGCGTATTTGATATTGACCATGGCGATAACTGGCAAGATGCATTAATTCAAAACTACAAACTGGATTCTCGTGTCGTTGATAAAAGCGGTAATTTCTTTTCGGCGCGTAACAAGCTGTTTTATAACAACGATCTTGCCATGTACACAGCAAAAGTGAGTGAAGGCACAGATAACTTCTACCGCAATGCCTACGCCGATGAAGTGATTTTTGTCCACCAAGGTCAAGGCCAATTACTCAGTGAATACGGCGTGTTAGCTGTGCGCCAATGGGACTATCTAGTCATACCTCGCGGCACCACCTATCAGCTGATATTCGATGATTATCAAGATGTTAGATTGTTTGTTATTGAATCTATGTCCATGGTGGAAGTGCCGCGCCATTTTCGTAATGAGTATGGGCAAATGCTAGAGTCAGCCCCATATTGTGAGCGCGATATTCGAACGCCACAGTTGACTGCGGCGATTGTTGAACAAGGGCAATTTAGCTTGATCAGTAAGTTTGGTGACAAGTATCAGCAAACCCTGCTGCAGTGGCATCCGTTTGATCTAGTGGGCTGGGATGGCTGTGTGTACCCTTGGGCATTGAATATTAAGGATTACGCTCCTAAGGTGGGTAAAATTCATTTACCGCCCTCAGAGCATTTGTTGTTTAGCGCCCATAACTTTGTGATTTGCAATTTTGTGCCGCGCCTTTATGACTTCCATCCCCAAGCCATTCCGGCGCCTTACTTTCATAACAATATCGATAGCGATGAAGTCTTGTATTACGTCGATGGCGACTTTATGAGTCGCAAAGGCATACAGGCAGGCTTTTTAACTTTGCATCAAAAAGGCGTTGCTCATGGGCCGCAGCCTGGTAAGACAGAAGCCAGTATCGGCAAAAAAGAAACTCACGAATATGCGGTGATGGTTGATACTTTTGCCCCGTTGCAGCTTACAGCCCATGTTAAACACAGCATGGCCGCTGATTACGTTAATTCTTGGCTCGAATAA
- a CDS encoding EVE domain-containing protein, protein MQYWLLKSEPDEFSINDLAKLAPKVEPWSGIRNYQARNFIRDQMQIGDGILFYHSSCKQPGIVGLAKVASTPYPDPSQFDSVSPYFDAKSSIDNPRWVLVDIEFLEKFKRVISLTQIKAMPQFSELALIKSPRLSVQPVSSSHWQQLLALGR, encoded by the coding sequence ATGCAGTATTGGTTGCTGAAATCAGAGCCGGACGAATTTAGTATTAACGATCTTGCCAAGTTGGCGCCTAAGGTTGAACCTTGGTCTGGCATACGCAATTATCAAGCCCGTAATTTTATTCGCGATCAAATGCAAATTGGCGACGGCATTTTATTTTACCATTCAAGCTGTAAACAACCTGGCATAGTCGGGCTGGCTAAGGTTGCGAGTACGCCCTACCCAGACCCAAGTCAGTTTGATAGCGTATCGCCATATTTCGATGCTAAATCCAGCATAGATAATCCAAGGTGGGTATTAGTTGATATTGAATTTCTTGAAAAATTTAAGCGCGTCATTAGCCTTACGCAAATCAAAGCCATGCCACAGTTTTCTGAACTGGCACTCATAAAATCACCGCGCCTCAGTGTGCAACCCGTTAGTAGCAGCCATTGGCAGCAACTGTTAGCGCTTGGCCGCTAA
- a CDS encoding M3 family metallopeptidase, producing MKITYLAASIGLVLLTSACSQESATTGMAQTQVPTAQSSQTVTEQNPFFAPYNTYLEIPDFSKIKPEHYLPAFERAIGEQQAEINAIINNKEAASFANTIEAMEFSGNLLAKVQGVFFNLTSADTNDELRAISKQVSPLLSAANDDIMLNDALFQRVNAVYQAPDPSLTPAQQKLLTDTYQSFVRGGANLNEQDKIKLRDFNQRLDSLSLEFGDNLLAETNAYELIISKKEDLAGLPANVIAAAAETAKQKGLTDQWIFTTQKPSITPFLTYADNRELRKQIFEAYVARGNNNNANDNKQILATMAALRAVRAALLGYPTHAHLVLEERTAKTPENVYSLLNKVWPAALAQAQAEVATMQALINEQGQHFTLAAWDWDYYADKIRVAKYAFNEQDTRPYFSLENTLQGVFYTANKLFGITVKERHDLPKYHQDVRTFEVFDNDGKLLAIFMGDYFIRDSKRAGAWMNAYRPQYQMNGDTSVPIIVNVLNYPKGAPGEPSLLTFDEASTLFHEFGHALHGMLSNVQYRSQAGTAVPRDYVEFPSQVMENWMTEPEVLAQFAKHYQTGEVIPTELVAKIQAASKFNQGFATVEYMAATKLDLDWHTLTTPKPQDAAKFEAESLANMGLIKEIVPRYRSTYFSHIFAGGYSAGYYSYLWSDILGADAYEAFKENGIFDEKTATAFRHYILSQGGSADPMMLYQQFRGKEAGIEPLLRSRGLLAH from the coding sequence ATGAAAATCACCTATCTTGCCGCCAGCATAGGCTTAGTGCTACTCACCAGTGCTTGCAGCCAAGAGTCAGCGACTACAGGTATGGCTCAAACTCAAGTACCAACAGCGCAGTCAAGCCAAACGGTTACTGAACAAAATCCATTTTTCGCGCCTTACAACACTTATTTAGAAATTCCAGACTTTAGCAAAATTAAGCCAGAGCATTATCTGCCAGCGTTTGAGCGCGCCATTGGCGAGCAGCAAGCTGAAATTAACGCCATTATTAACAATAAAGAAGCGGCCAGTTTTGCTAACACCATAGAAGCAATGGAGTTTTCAGGAAACTTACTGGCTAAAGTGCAAGGGGTGTTTTTCAATTTAACCAGTGCTGATACCAATGACGAGCTGCGCGCCATCTCTAAACAGGTGTCGCCACTATTATCTGCCGCCAATGATGACATTATGCTCAATGATGCGTTATTTCAGCGCGTTAACGCTGTTTATCAAGCACCAGACCCAAGCTTAACCCCTGCCCAACAAAAGCTACTGACTGATACTTATCAAAGCTTTGTGCGCGGCGGCGCCAATTTAAATGAGCAAGACAAAATTAAGCTTCGCGATTTTAACCAACGTTTAGATAGCTTAAGCTTGGAGTTTGGTGACAACTTACTGGCCGAAACCAATGCTTATGAACTTATCATCAGCAAAAAAGAAGATTTGGCCGGTCTTCCTGCCAACGTGATTGCGGCGGCGGCCGAAACTGCCAAGCAAAAAGGGTTAACCGACCAGTGGATATTTACCACGCAAAAACCGTCTATCACCCCCTTTTTAACTTATGCCGATAATCGCGAATTACGTAAGCAAATTTTTGAAGCCTATGTTGCCCGTGGCAATAACAACAATGCCAATGATAACAAACAAATTTTAGCGACTATGGCCGCCCTTAGGGCTGTGCGCGCGGCGTTACTTGGCTACCCAACACACGCGCACTTGGTATTAGAAGAACGAACGGCTAAGACCCCTGAAAATGTTTACAGCTTACTAAACAAGGTGTGGCCCGCCGCCCTTGCACAGGCTCAGGCTGAAGTTGCGACCATGCAGGCGCTGATTAATGAGCAAGGCCAACATTTCACCTTAGCCGCTTGGGATTGGGATTATTACGCCGATAAAATTCGAGTGGCCAAGTATGCCTTTAATGAGCAAGATACCCGCCCTTACTTTTCATTAGAAAACACACTGCAAGGCGTATTTTATACAGCCAATAAGCTATTTGGCATTACGGTTAAAGAACGTCACGACTTGCCTAAATATCATCAAGATGTACGCACCTTTGAAGTATTTGATAACGATGGCAAATTATTAGCCATTTTTATGGGTGACTATTTCATCCGTGACAGTAAGCGCGCTGGCGCGTGGATGAATGCCTATCGCCCTCAATATCAAATGAATGGCGACACTTCAGTGCCCATCATAGTCAATGTGCTCAATTACCCTAAAGGCGCACCTGGTGAGCCAAGCCTACTGACCTTTGATGAAGCCAGTACCCTATTCCACGAATTTGGCCATGCGCTCCATGGCATGTTATCAAACGTGCAATATCGCTCACAGGCGGGTACCGCAGTCCCCCGTGACTATGTGGAATTTCCATCGCAAGTCATGGAAAACTGGATGACTGAGCCCGAAGTATTAGCGCAATTTGCTAAGCATTATCAAACGGGTGAAGTTATCCCTACTGAGTTAGTCGCAAAAATTCAAGCGGCCAGTAAGTTTAATCAAGGCTTTGCCACCGTTGAATATATGGCCGCCACTAAGCTTGATTTAGACTGGCATACGCTGACCACCCCTAAGCCGCAAGATGCCGCTAAATTTGAAGCCGAGTCGCTGGCTAATATGGGGCTCATTAAGGAAATAGTCCCTAGATATCGCAGTACCTATTTCTCCCATATCTTTGCCGGCGGCTATTCAGCAGGTTATTACAGTTATCTCTGGTCTGATATCTTAGGCGCTGATGCCTATGAAGCCTTTAAAGAAAACGGTATTTTCGATGAGAAGACAGCGACAGCATTCCGCCACTATATTTTATCCCAAGGTGGCAGCGCCGATCCTATGATGCTCTACCAGCAATTTAGAGGTAAAGAGGCAGGTATTGAGCCGCTGCTGCGTAGTCGCGGTTTATTAGCGCACTAG
- the ggt gene encoding gamma-glutamyltransferase produces MLCLPLSLTSSAAQPPNPPAVIYEHLATAQPEWAEHGMVASQEALATQIGVDILKQGGNAIDAAVATGFALAVTLPRAGNIGGGGFMLVYLAEKKQTIAIDYREMAPALAHQDLFLDTQGEVNPLLSKEHGLAVGVPGTVMGLLSALDKYGTMSPAQVIAPAIALAEQGVTVSYDLAQSLAALKPKLSRWPSTAAIFYQPNGDNFAPNTVLKQPQLANSLRLIAQQGAAGFYQGETAQKIVAAVAAAGGILSLADMRDYQVVERTPVVGEYRGHQVISMPPPSSGGIHIIQMLNTLENFPLGELGHNSAASLHLLTETMKLAYADRSEYLGDPDFYPVPTQALIAKVYAKQLAASIKDKATPANEIKPGAMLKNESPQTTHYSVVDQWGNAVSNTYTLNFSYGSGLVAAGTGILLNNEMDDFSAKPGVANGFGLIGGAANAVQARKRPLSSMSPTLVLKDGNILLVTGSPGGSRIISTTLQIITNVIDYQMNIAEATQAGRIHHQWLPDELLHERSINSDTISLLQAKGHVTKIQAAMGSTQSIMRAPVGWFGSSDPRRGASLTAGH; encoded by the coding sequence ATGTTATGCTTACCATTAAGCCTAACATCTAGCGCAGCTCAGCCCCCCAATCCACCCGCGGTGATTTATGAACATTTAGCCACAGCGCAGCCAGAGTGGGCTGAGCATGGCATGGTTGCCAGCCAAGAGGCGCTCGCGACTCAAATTGGGGTCGATATTTTAAAGCAAGGCGGCAACGCCATAGACGCCGCCGTAGCCACAGGCTTTGCCTTAGCGGTCACTTTACCCAGAGCCGGTAATATTGGCGGCGGCGGTTTTATGTTGGTGTATCTTGCCGAAAAAAAACAAACCATAGCGATAGATTACCGTGAAATGGCGCCAGCCTTAGCCCACCAAGATTTGTTTTTAGATACACAAGGTGAAGTCAATCCATTACTGTCTAAAGAGCATGGCTTAGCTGTCGGTGTGCCCGGCACTGTGATGGGGCTTCTGAGCGCGTTGGACAAATATGGCACTATGTCACCCGCGCAAGTCATAGCGCCCGCCATTGCCCTTGCCGAGCAAGGGGTAACCGTAAGTTATGATTTAGCGCAATCACTTGCCGCGTTAAAGCCTAAACTCAGCCGCTGGCCAAGTACGGCAGCCATTTTTTATCAGCCAAATGGTGACAATTTCGCGCCTAATACAGTGTTAAAGCAGCCACAACTGGCCAATAGCCTGCGCTTAATTGCACAACAAGGCGCGGCGGGGTTTTATCAGGGTGAAACCGCGCAAAAAATCGTGGCAGCCGTAGCTGCAGCTGGCGGAATTTTATCGCTAGCAGATATGCGTGATTATCAAGTGGTCGAGCGCACTCCTGTGGTGGGAGAGTATCGCGGCCATCAAGTAATCTCTATGCCGCCGCCCTCCTCTGGCGGCATACATATTATCCAAATGCTGAATACCTTAGAAAATTTCCCTTTAGGAGAGCTTGGCCACAACAGCGCCGCGAGCTTACATTTGCTGACTGAAACCATGAAATTGGCCTATGCCGATAGAAGTGAATATTTAGGCGACCCTGATTTTTACCCTGTGCCAACCCAAGCATTAATCGCTAAAGTGTATGCTAAACAGTTAGCCGCTAGCATCAAGGACAAGGCAACCCCAGCAAACGAAATCAAACCTGGTGCCATGCTCAAGAACGAAAGCCCACAAACCACTCACTATTCAGTGGTCGACCAATGGGGTAATGCCGTTTCTAATACCTATACCCTTAACTTTAGTTATGGATCTGGCCTAGTTGCTGCTGGCACTGGCATATTACTCAATAATGAAATGGATGACTTTTCAGCAAAACCTGGGGTTGCTAACGGTTTTGGATTGATTGGCGGCGCCGCTAATGCCGTGCAAGCACGTAAGCGGCCATTAAGTTCAATGAGCCCAACCTTGGTCTTAAAAGATGGCAACATTTTGTTAGTGACTGGCAGTCCAGGCGGTTCGCGCATTATCAGTACAACCTTACAAATCATAACCAATGTGATTGATTATCAAATGAATATTGCCGAAGCCACCCAAGCTGGCAGAATTCATCATCAATGGTTGCCCGATGAATTACTGCATGAGCGCTCGATTAATAGCGATACCATTAGCCTTTTACAAGCTAAAGGCCATGTCACTAAAATACAAGCTGCCATGGGCAGCACTCAATCCATTATGCGGGCGCCTGTCGGTTGGTTTGGTAGCTCAGATCCTCGCCGCGGCGCATCACTCACCGCGGGCCACTAA
- a CDS encoding LysE family translocator yields the protein MPDFTLLAVFIPTFFFVSITPGLCMTLAMTLGMSIGVRKTLWMMLGELLGVAIVAIAAVMGVASLMLNYPQVFSLLKWVGGVYLIYVGINMWRSRGSMAIVADSQKSISRITLFSQGFGTAIANPKGWAFMVSLLPPFINPQESMPVQLMALIAIILVSEFVCMMLYASGGKTLKLFLSQGDNIKLMNRIAGSLMILVGGWLALG from the coding sequence ATGCCTGATTTCACCTTACTTGCGGTATTTATCCCAACCTTCTTCTTTGTTTCTATTACTCCGGGGTTGTGTATGACCTTAGCCATGACATTAGGCATGAGCATAGGGGTGCGTAAAACCTTATGGATGATGCTAGGTGAACTGTTAGGCGTTGCCATAGTTGCTATCGCCGCCGTCATGGGCGTTGCCAGCTTAATGTTGAATTACCCGCAAGTGTTCTCGCTGCTTAAATGGGTGGGCGGCGTGTATCTTATTTATGTCGGTATCAATATGTGGCGCAGTCGCGGCAGTATGGCCATAGTCGCCGATAGCCAAAAAAGTATTAGCCGCATTACTTTGTTCTCTCAAGGGTTCGGCACAGCGATTGCCAATCCAAAGGGCTGGGCATTTATGGTGTCTTTATTGCCTCCCTTTATTAATCCGCAAGAATCTATGCCGGTACAGTTAATGGCGTTAATTGCCATTATTTTAGTATCTGAGTTTGTGTGCATGATGCTTTATGCATCCGGTGGCAAAACCCTAAAACTGTTTTTAAGCCAAGGGGATAACATTAAGCTAATGAACCGCATTGCTGGCAGCTTAATGATTTTGGTCGGTGGTTGGCTGGCCTTAGGGTAA
- the hppD gene encoding 4-hydroxyphenylpyruvate dioxygenase yields MATTTNPLGLMGIEFTEFASPNLDFMHQVFIDFGFSMLKQHHEHDIIYYRQNDINFLLNRSKQGFSAAFTKSHGPAISSMGWRVLDANFAFEQAVARGAKPAPREVTDLPYPAIYGIGDSLIYFIDTFGANGSIYERDFVDLAEPIIVKDKGFIEVDHLTNNVFKGTMQYWANFYKDIFGFTEVRYFDISGVQTALISYALRSPDGSFCIPINEGKGNDNNQIDEYLREYNGPGVQHLAFRSRDIVASLDAMAGTHISTLDIIPEYYDTIFDRLPQVTEDREKIKNHQILVDGDESGYLLQIFTKNLFGPIFIEIIQRKNNLGFGEGNFKALFESIERDQARRGVL; encoded by the coding sequence ATGGCAACAACAACCAATCCTTTAGGTTTGATGGGCATAGAATTTACCGAATTTGCCAGTCCAAACCTCGACTTTATGCACCAAGTGTTTATCGATTTTGGCTTTTCTATGCTGAAACAGCATCATGAGCACGACATCATTTATTACCGCCAAAATGACATCAACTTTTTACTTAATCGCTCTAAACAAGGCTTTAGCGCTGCATTTACTAAAAGTCATGGACCTGCCATTAGCTCTATGGGCTGGCGCGTGCTAGATGCTAACTTTGCCTTTGAGCAAGCCGTCGCTCGTGGCGCTAAGCCTGCCCCGCGGGAGGTTACAGACCTACCTTATCCCGCCATTTATGGCATAGGTGACAGCTTAATTTATTTTATCGATACCTTTGGCGCTAACGGCAGCATTTATGAGCGCGATTTTGTGGATTTAGCCGAGCCCATCATAGTGAAAGATAAGGGCTTTATTGAAGTCGATCACCTCACTAATAACGTCTTTAAAGGCACAATGCAGTACTGGGCAAACTTCTATAAGGATATTTTTGGGTTTACTGAGGTGCGCTACTTTGACATTAGCGGCGTACAAACTGCCCTCATCTCTTATGCGTTGCGCTCTCCCGATGGCAGTTTTTGCATTCCGATTAATGAGGGCAAAGGCAACGACAATAATCAAATTGATGAATATCTGCGTGAATATAATGGCCCAGGCGTACAGCATCTGGCCTTTAGAAGCAGGGATATAGTGGCATCCCTTGATGCTATGGCGGGCACTCATATTAGCACGTTAGATATTATCCCAGAATACTACGACACCATTTTTGATAGATTGCCACAAGTCACTGAAGACAGAGAGAAAATCAAGAATCATCAAATTCTGGTGGATGGCGATGAATCCGGCTATTTATTGCAAATTTTCACTAAAAATCTGTTTGGGCCAATTTTCATCGAAATCATTCAACGCAAAAACAATTTAGGCTTTGGTGAAGGTAACTTTAAAGCCTTGTTTGAATCCATTGAACGCGATCAAGCGCGCCGCGGCGTGTTATAA